One Leguminivora glycinivorella isolate SPB_JAAS2020 chromosome 15, LegGlyc_1.1, whole genome shotgun sequence genomic window, agagttactgcgttttaacttttatTAGGAGTGTGagatgagatacgagatttttttcaaagtagagTGACGTAATGATAAGCGGACTCACACAGGGTCTAGTGTTATTTGGCTAAGGGCATGGGTTTCTGCAAGGTGAAGATTGGTTGGTTAGGACTTTGGTTGGACTCTGCTCAAGATTTGAAATGACATCTgattaaagttgacattttatagCAAAACCCATGTggaataacacattattgcgtaacAGCATCCAATTCTGTGTTGTGTCCtactataaattaaatataacaagatcataccatcccatacattaaaatgcgaccgcctacgaacgcgcttacactccaccacacatagatggcgccacaaaaaaatgccttgttgccaccgattatttgtagattggcattaagtgtcaattccgagccgtaaatctatgtcaaaagtgacacttaacgccatctacaagtataatcgaaagctacaagacatttttttgtggcgccatctatgtgtggtggagtgtaagcgcggtcttaggcggtcgcattttaatgtatgggatagtatgatcttgttatatttcatTTATGGTCCTACTAAAAAGACATAACATGCACAATGCCCATACCTTTCTTTTGGACGTTTAAGGCAGTTCAACTCAATATATTTGAGAAAATGGGACGACCGATGTTGCCACATTTTGATTTCTTTGTCCAGACTACTCGCCCTGGACGTAGTTCGGTAGGACGTAGTTCAGTTTATACTGGTGATTATTTTGTCATATAACTAAAAGTGTTATAAGAATTTACTTAGTGTCATGGCTGAACAAGGTCAGAGGCCCTTAGACGAAAACCTAAGCATTGAGAGGTCAAATCATTTCGCTCTTGCTAGCGCGAAGTGCGGAAGTTGAGCATTAACTTACTAATCTTAAGAAAGTGTACATAGTACGACGTTCAGGCAGTGACAACTTATGTAGTGTTTTTAAGTATCTTTCTCGTAGTTATAATGTTTTGGCAGCTTCTGCTGGTGACTGCGGCGGTGGGTGCCGCGTACTACCACCTGTCGCGGAGACGGCTCTACAGACTCGCTAGACAGACGCCTTCGGGGCTGAAGGCCTATCCGATCATTGGACATGCTTATCTGTTCACAGGAAGCTATGAAGGTAAATTTAAGTCCAGTTTAGGTTGGTAACGGTTTTCTATTTTCGACTGAAAAAAAACCTATTCTTCGGACCTAAGGACATTCGCATCGAAAATAGTAGAAatgaaaaagtggcaacattgtggTGTCATCCATTTCAAGTCAATATgcgtgagaaaacgggacgacattAGGGtcttgccactttttaatttctactttttttggtcagactgtacctAGTGTACCTACTGGCGCCTATGACCCGGTTCTATAGCATAATGACTAAAAGATAAACGCTAGTTCAGATCGTTAATTGAACCTCACTTCCTCTTCACTGTATAtgctatatttttattttcagatcTAATGCTTTCCTTGCAAAAGATAGGTCAGACAACCTATCAACATGGCGGTCTTGCAAGTTTTTGGCTTGCCAATAGACTATTCGTTTGTAAGTATCTACAGACAGGCACTAAAAATCGATTTCTGATAGAAAAGCAGGTAACGATCTGGTTTAAGTCATTTGCGTCGCGCTTACGATACACAAGAAGTAAGCATAGTCTTCGGTTACGTTGAAGAATATcgttatttcaaaataaaacatttttgttttccAGCCATGACAAACCCTACAGCTATCGAAGTGGTCGCTAAAGCTTGTTTAGACAAAGACGAGACCACATTAAGGTGCACGAGAATGGTTATAGGCAACGGACTAATTTTTGCTCCAGGTAAAATAGTTGTCGAACTTAATTTACCATTAGAATACTTATAATCAATAAATCTACCTTCCTTTCAGTTCCCAAATTTTGGGTTAGGTATATTTGCTTACTTATGTTCGTTTCGTCAATAATTTCTTTATTACAGTAAACATTTGGCATCGTCGTCGCAAAATCATGGCGCCTTTTTTTGCCCTAAAGAATCTGCACCATATCGTACCGTTGTTCAATGAAAAGAGTTCCATCATGGTCGACCTGATGCGCGCCGAGGTCGGGGCAGGAGACTTCCCTATCTGGAAATATATGACGACCTACTCGTTTGACACGGTTTgcggtaattcaatatttcacAGAGTAGAATAGGCCAAGGAAAAACGGTggttagaattaaaaaaaaaaacatttcagaAACTGCAGCGGCACATAAAATGAACTCCCAGGAAGACCCAGCTGACCGCATCTTTCTTGATTCTATAAATGAAGGATTAGAGATGGTGACAAAGCGAGTGCTACTGCCCTGGCTACACCCGGACTTTATCTACAAGAAACTGCCTGTCTACAAGGAGCTGATGGGCCATTTGCGACGGGCTTATGATTTTATCGATGAAGTAAGTCTGTACATGCCGTAGTCTGTTAATCATAATAACTCGTAAAAAGGACGTTTTATACAGGGCGAGAGGAAgtatgaaaatttcatatttagtGTGGTGTTTCATATGCCTCTTGATCATTCTTGAATCTTGACCTTTCAATCGACTTATTAGAAGCAGGTTTCGTATTTCTGTGGGCTTCCATGGCAGATGCTCAAAATGATtcaataaattttcaattctaCTTATTTTCAGATTGTACTAGAGAAACGCAAGCAAATGGCAACGAACGGGATAAAAGATAGTAAGTTCAATAATGTGAATGTGTGAAGCACAAATACATATTAACGTACAGTAGTCAAGCTGAAGAGATAACAGATGCACACAGAAGTGAGCACCCAATAGCAGTTAATGGGTACATCCTTAATGAatttgtattaaaattttatcttctgattagcagaaacgtctacaATCGATGCCACTATATGTACAACAACACATAGCTATAAGTTGTATTACTTACACTCTCCTGCCAACATCCTAAGTACATACTTAGGTACTAACCGTTAAAATCCGGActctataaaaaatatattcataaaTCGGTGCAATTGATGCACTCATGCCTAACTATTCCTGTAGGTTCTGAGCCAAGATAGAAACGTAGACATCACCAAAAAACACAACGTAGGTACCTCGTCTTCATAAATTCTCtaatttattttagaaaacaaCAACAGCAGTGGCTTGACTAACTTCCTCGAGATGATAATCCAAACATCGGGTGGGCTGGAGAAAGGCTACTCGAACCTGGAAATACGCGAGGAAGCCATTGTTATGATTGTAGCGGGGAACGACACGTCTGCCGTGGGCGGGTCGTTTACTGCCGTGCTGCTGTCCCGCTATCCTGACGTGCAGGCCAAAGTGCACCAAGAGTAAGCAtcttacatacatacctactgcAATAAAATAAACTCAGTAAGTATTCCTAAAAGCGGTAggaggcagagcacatggaagtactcaagtttcagtgccacttgcaccacccacTTACCTccaggttagtgggctgtcaactgtcaaatcccATATagaatggtgggttaacctagGATTAGAGGACTTTCGTTTAACCCGTGGAACATGGCGGATCGTCtttcgatatatttttttatttttgcattctgctgtttaatgtataagtttGATAGGATATTATGCAGTGAATAGCCTGCGCAAAGAGTGCATTTAATGAAGAATTATTTTGGAGATACGAATAACcaattctacggacatcactcggcatttcgtggtcccggccgccatcatgctttgtactgctgctcTAGCTATCCTCCAGTGCATCGCGAAGGCCTCGTTCgcaaaaaaactacttatactgttttatatatctctgtaatttacttgacattggcaaagtgccctggtagcagaaagccattattatacgaataaaaaaaaacctaggattaaccctccattttcggtgatgcaagtgacccttagcaATAACCCAAATGAAAGACACCAAAATTGTGATATGCAGTGCTAGCTTGCTATCCCATTGCTCACAATCTCACATCACACTATAATTGAACTCAAACCCCACAATCAACTTCCACGATACCCACGGAAGGAAAGATGGCAGTGAAATTCTTGGCCCGTGCTACATGGGGCCAATTCATGTACTTAGGTATAGGTAAATAGGTACAGTTGTTGGCTTAAGTTCCTAAATAATTTTCCAGTTAGAAGTTCAAAATTAAGAATGCGGCTGTCGTCATATTTTGAAAGTTTGTTTTAATCACAGACTGGATGAGGTGTTCGGAGACTCTAACCGGCCAGTCACTCCAGAAGACTTGCCGCGACTGAAATACCTGGAAGCTGTCATTAAGGAGAGCTTGCGGCTATACCCGCCGGTCCCAATCGTGGCGAGGGAAGTCCGCAGTGATGTTGAGCTACGTGAGATCTTTTCAAATTCTTATCATACAGTTATACTATTCTTCATCTTAGATGAGTTCGGTGACACTTCCAAAAATTTTGAATTACGCATAACTATGTTCGCAAAATATTTTACAGTACAGtatgtatggccaacctagggtcatgaccccccccacCGGATCCGCGCATGTGATGATGACTCGGGGAGGTCTATTTACTTATATACCATTCAAAACCTAAATTTTAATAGCTTTGCAAACGCACGAACTAATAGATATAGACATGTTTACAATTTTTAGCATCCGGAACAACTTTGGTGGACGGAACATCCATCATGATCCACATCTGGGGCACGCACCGCGACCCTGCCTACTGGGGGGCGGACGCCGAGGAGTTCCGTCCGGAGCGCTTCCTGGAGGGCCCGCTCCGCCACCCTGCTATGTTCATACCCTTTAGCTACTCTATTAGAGGATGCATTGGTAGGTATTTTATAGAATCTGACTTAATTTGGTCATCGATATGATACACATAACATGACGCATCGTACTAGCAACCGGGTTCCACAGAATTCCGGTCTAAGCTCTTCCTTGTTTCGCTTCGCCACCCTGCCATGCTTATACTCTTCAGATACTCTGTCAGAGGATGTATTGGTAGTTAGGTATTTTGGGACCCTGGGGCACGTACCACCCGGTTTACTCGTTGGCAGGCTGCGGCGATCTTTGTCACCCGTACCGTAGTTATTCCTAATACAGCCGCTTACGCTTCAGCATGCCGCTATATTATGCCAAATATTCTTCGATTTTCAGAGGAGACTTCATAGCATAGGTAAACATTCTGAAAATCTTTTATCGTAGCCAAAACAGGATGTGGACAGTGTCACTATGAGATCATGCCACTCCTACAGAATAAAACAGGCCAGCCTGGCCGTAGCAAAAAACCTCGTTTGACATGTTTGTGAGCGTTAGCCAATAATACCTCCCTGTACCTATCCCATTTCTACATCCCGCCGTATATGAGGAGTggatagtaggtacctactctagaTAAAAGGAGAATTTGAGATCCTAGTTCGTGTTAAATTGACAGACTGTTAATAACATAGACATGAGATCACTGTACGAAATTAACGGTAGAATCTGCATCTGGAGCGCTTTACAGAGGGAAGCATTACTTAGTTGGTAAATGTGTGCGTTATTTCAGGCGGTACGTACGCGATGATGTCTGCCAAGACAGCGCTAGCCAACCTGCTCCGGCGCTACCGGCTGCTGCCGCCAGCGGGCGTGCGCGATGAAGACCTGAGGCGCCCTCTGTCCGTCAAGTACAACATCATGATGAAAGCCTCCGACGACTTCCTGCTCAGAGTCCAGGAGAGGAAAATCAAGTAGAATTAAACTTTTTTAGTTATTTAAGACAGTAATGAAAACCGAGAGAAtgttatttgaataaatattgtagatgaaaagtttttttcttacaccaCATGGTGATAAACAGGCATAAGGCCCGCCTGCTAAGCAGTCAccgtaaaataaataagtaagtaaaaatgcgtaactataaatgtaatgtaagtgatatttacgcgattaagtcccgtttagttctaaaattatcaGCCAGACAGCCACCTTAGCCTATGGACGACAGCAGCTTGATATATATGTTTTAATCGGAAAATTGTCTCTTGTTAGTTTTGCAGTCAGCGTGTTTTTTCATAAATGTCTCACACATAAATAGACAGAAATAACATTTCAATAAATACATAATCATAATTTGTAGAAATCCTTTTCAACAACTCATATccaacataattaataattgaCTCTCCAAAATTCAACGACACGGCCTtgtaaaaaatgtcttaatGAAATAATCAGTGTTATGATCAGGCCACGACACATATACCTACAATTCTTCACATGTAGGTTGGCATAGTGAGGTTGtgcagcagggttagcacatgattgccgcgagagtatgtcgctgcgagatagactacccgtccttatgtcattaatacagttagaagaagacgtgtgatctatctcgcggcgacatactcccgcggcaatcatgtgctaggcctactggtcagTTTACACTGGAAACTCTTGAAGCGCTACGAATATGACTGCACGTCACGTCTGAACAAGGTCAAAATGCAGGTAGCCGAAAGACAGTTAGAGTGTGTAGTCATTTCGATAATACCTAGCGGTAAGATTGTAAGTTACGTACAGAATCttgatattattaaatattgagAAGCCAACAGAGGAAAAGTGTTTTGTTGTATGCGTTTGTCATTGAAGATGCAGTTTTTGTAGTTCAATTTCTAAGTGTCTTTCTTCATAGTTGTTAGGTTATACGATGTTTTGGCAACTTCTACTGGTGGCTGTTACGGTGGGTGTCGCGTACTACCACCTGTCTCGGCGGCGCCTCTACCGACTCGCTAGACAGACGCCTTCTGGGCTGAAGGCCTACCCCATCGTTGGACATGCTTATATGCTTACTGGAAACCATgaaggtacactgagagaaatttgcattgtgaatttaccaagttcgacttgttgcggtttatccgtttgaatcagccaaacgtatgtttaaaataatatgtgtcaggttgtttttataaaatcgacttgttgattcaaatatattgccgattcaaatgacaagtagcttgttgtttgaaccaaagagcactgtaggcgctattttaaccaaaaaacttgttgaacgaacatgaaaactggttgtattttctctcagtgtaaactTTTCAAAAAGCCTGTGATATTCGGACGGTAGAACAAAAGCAAGGTACGCGCTAGGTTCGTGCACTTGTAGGTACTTTTCACTTCTGTCCCTTATGATACGAGTAAATAAAGTAAGTAATTAGTAGTCCCTGAAATTGTGATAGTATTTGAGACATTACGGGTTCGAAGGAGTCCATAAATGCTCGTGAAACGATGTCTTTACTGATGATGgctaaggtaacggcggctatcaacgcgggtatcgaaatcgacgtccattaccgccgcatttgcaaatacgcattttacaggcaaaccgaccaatttcttaaaaaaagttactcacacaaaggaagcctgtttagttgactaacgcacatataggcgatagagagtgtgaatgaaagaagacgctcgctatttgacagtttttgccacggggccgcgagaagaggttgtgtcatactgacgtgtgacgctaaacctaagtgaactccaatctcatttagtagtttacgtaataattatggcaaacaggtgaaagttatgcatttcaaattattgtttatagttttctacatgacttctgagtactttttacgtattgtttagcctggaaatgtgttaaaagtggaaattaaaagacagcggtgaaaggcgccatttcgtgagtagattctattactgtggtataccacggtaatagttaaagtagtgatattagttctttttgctttattttaagtatatgtgatcagttatataatgtcttacagttgtttcaatcttgatctattcacgctatcaaagaactatttacgcggtatgaaaattattcaacaaaaccttaatttttagcaaaaacttcatgactgatttcgtagtttctatgaaaaccgttaatttgtcaatttttttaaatattgacataaagtctgatgcttacttaccagttatgtaaacttggttttaatataaggttgcaatattttattttgatttgtaatgaaaatacatctgtatgactttgtttttatgggtcggaattagattttataatactccaatttatgcctattaccgatggtacgatcagataaccctcggtaatagaatatataagaatctattaccgatccatgcaatatttgtttgggtcggtaatgggttcctatagaagtatctattaccgagcgacatattagtcttgtatcaaaatatgacatttagtgtaccgtaagtacagatttcttaggtgaaactgagtcttctgtgggtattcataaaggaggatagtataggtatatgtatttgtcataatttgtatattcaaccatcggtattaagctccgaattttgagatgggtttctatttaccgatggcagaaaaacactgtcattcataccctcggtaatgaaatctcaattcgcgttaatagaactgcaacctgttcattaccacggtaatagaaaatttaggtatgttggcttcaataatcatttcatgacatataataaactaaaatgatcctaaaactcttcaaaactaatagttcaataaatactcttccataaaaaaaatatttgtggtcgttaatgagctttgatacccttaattttttggtatcttttgaaatctgccttaagtaccacgttaataggcgccattaccttatatTGTTATTTTCAGATCTCATGCTTGCCTTGCAAAAGCTAGGTCGATTAACTTACCAACAAGGTGGACTTGTAAGTGTTTAGCTTGGCAATAGACTATTCATTTGTAAGTATCTACTTGATTGCTAGTACttattagatttttttctttaggTTCAGGAAAcggagtttttatttttaaaaaggcTTTTCTAGATCTTTGAGGCCCCTAGCTCTCAATAGCTCGTATCAATTTGActacagttttatttttattttatgtatcaaTTGCAGCCATGACAGACCCTTCAGCTATCGAAGTTGTGACTAAAGCTTGTTTAGACAAAGACGAGACCACACTAAGATGGAAGAGAAGAGGACGTTCATAAGCAACGGATCAACTTTTGCTCCAGGTAAAATAGCTAGTTAtcttgatatttacatttttttaaacttttcctGCCTTCCCTTTTAAGCTTTatggtaaaattattttttgcagtAAACATTTGGCACCGTCATCGCAAAATCATGGcgcattttttagggttccgtaccaaaaaggtacaacaggaacccttatggtgcgactctgtccgtctgtctgtccgtctgtcacattcctaaatatctcgagaactactagtgctatcaacttgaaatttggaatagttgtgaacattgtgaacctctacaaatagaaggtataatttttttaaatttattaattttaattgtagaaaatggccaaaatgaaaggggggcaaactgtaaatttcaagttactaggtcaagtggggtatcgttagaaagagctcaaattgaacgtaaataaactattttttataatttttttgttgtgaaaaaaaagaattttgaaggaaaatgtaaaaaaaataccgttcctcccccccttatctccgaagtttaccaacgaaaaattatgaaaattttaggaaatatTGGCTTTatactaaatattacaggaaaaatataatcgtgtttgtatcttgaaaactttttttttaattcacaaaaaacttttcagatttttacttttaatttacccacctttgcggatgtatatagtacttcaaattaatacgagatgttacgtaaatcatcttctttccaataaagtaaaaattgtttaaatcggttaacattataagaataatccctgaaaaaccaacatactatgatcgcgcaaattagttagcgaattcaccgagaaatggcgctatacacaataatgctcattagtacctatacttttgtcttctagtcaagtcgttagagttatgtgaaaacatgagattattttaactggggagtttgaaagtttgttcggaaccctcggtgggcgagtccgacgcGCACGCTTGTTCAACGAAAAGAGCAGCATCATGGTAGACCTGATGCGCGCCGAGGTCGGAGGAGGGGACTTTCCCATCTGGAAATACATGACGACCTACTCGTTTGACACTGTTTGCGGTAATATACCCCCTATAATATAGGCCAAAGAGCAGTTAAGTAAAACACTGTTGAACACGCCGAACACCTGAGTTCCGGATATTCCTAACCTGCACCTGCAGTCGTTGACTTTTTCGTGCAGCCGATGCTGACCTAGGCTAACAAAGCCATGTCACTCATGTCAGCGTACATGAGATTATTGCCTACCGGCAAATGATTGCTGTCAGCGGTCATCTTTCCGATTAAAACGaccaataatttttaagaaaaaaaaaaccgtcgcctttcgggttctggtgaaagctacttgcgaatgttggattatgtagaaatgtgtaggtattttttaaaactgcctttaatgctttaattattagatggcaacacaaatgaatatacgtataacgttaaggtttgaggagtttcctcaattcctcatgaatccgattataagaaatcgaagcttgacaaactttgacttgaaaactcaatatgcttaacaaacataactaaataaatgtcactgttctgaacttaaattattattattttattattatttgctaatgcacaggcagcttaaagctgatacgtgcacgtcaatgtcctgatgcacttgtgttttgtccattcaataaatatttgtcgagtctgtttttctaaaaaataccaaatgcatgcttttcttacaaaaatacgaaagtcactatgagtgtgccgttcagatttgaggagttcggttttgaccatcatcagcagttccactgcaccaaatatcactgttctggacgtaagtgcatgctgttcttataagaataccaaagtcattataagtgtgccgttcagatttgaggagtttggttctgatcatcatcagcagttccactgcaccaaatatcactgttctagacgtaagtgcatgctgttcttataagaataccaaagtcactataagtgtgccgttcagatttgaggagttcggttctgaccatcagcagcagttccactgcaccaaatgtcactgttctggacgtaagtgcatgctgttcttataaaaaataccagtcactataagcgtgcctttcagattcgaggagttccctcgatttctccaggttcccatcatcagaactgggttctgagaaaaatgggaccaatctgtatgcatatacattcaatcaaaaaaatttcaaaatcggtccagtaacgacggcgATATCGAGGaagaaacataaaaaataaaaaacatacagacgacttgagaaccgtccttcttgagagatttgaggcgacggttaaaaaaaacatacagattacttgagaaccgtccttcttgagagatttgaggtgacggttaaaaatatatgactattgtcaggagggcacTGTtatatgcggtgacagttccgTATAAGTAGTACTtatgtatgaagaaaatagttctaaagaAATTCCGCATCATGGCGCGTagtcacataattatatttctggtcggtaacctatcgatgtttcgaaaatcctttgtccgattatcacttgtccgaaaacggctgacagaatttttataatccaaatacattgcttaccatatttttaaaatgtcgctACTTTGCTATGCCACATTATCATTTTCCCGAAACTCTATAagcagaagaacggttgccaactttatcatttgacaaccaatttgttaaccaccttttcataaatcccgatgctacgtgacatcgaaatgtcattctccctaatataattttatagaaacattacaaaaaaaaataggttaggttagaaatgcgacccccacggaaacaaacttgctaagaaaagtgggttaggttaggttagaactgcaccATACAGAAACTTTAACAAACCCTTACCATaagagtgggttaggttaggttagaactgcgaccatacagaaacgaACTTGTGCTAgagaagtgggttaggttaggtttgaactgcgaccctcacaaaaacaaacattagcaagaaaagtgggttaagttaggttggaactgcgaccttTCAgacacaaacttgtgctagaatagtgggttaggttaggttagaac contains:
- the LOC125234212 gene encoding cytochrome P450 4V2-like; the encoded protein is MFWQLLLVTAAVGAAYYHLSRRRLYRLARQTPSGLKAYPIIGHAYLFTGSYEDLMLSLQKIGQTTYQHGGLASFWLANRLFVSMTNPTAIEVVAKACLDKDETTLRCTRMVIGNGLIFAPVNIWHRRRKIMAPFFALKNLHHIVPLFNEKSSIMVDLMRAEVGAGDFPIWKYMTTYSFDTVCETAAAHKMNSQEDPADRIFLDSINEGLEMVTKRVLLPWLHPDFIYKKLPVYKELMGHLRRAYDFIDEIVLEKRKQMATNGIKDKNNNSSGLTNFLEMIIQTSGGLEKGYSNLEIREEAIVMIVAGNDTSAVGGSFTAVLLSRYPDVQAKVHQELDEVFGDSNRPVTPEDLPRLKYLEAVIKESLRLYPPVPIVAREVRSDVELPSGTTLVDGTSIMIHIWGTHRDPAYWGADAEEFRPERFLEGPLRHPAMFIPFSYSIRGCIGGTYAMMSAKTALANLLRRYRLLPPAGVRDEDLRRPLSVKYNIMMKASDDFLLRVQERKIKSHA